A single Venturia canescens isolate UGA chromosome 1, ASM1945775v1, whole genome shotgun sequence DNA region contains:
- the LOC122408975 gene encoding prostaglandin reductase 1-like: protein MVKFKRWIIVKHFEGEPKKSDLKLVEEELPPIQDGEFMTQAEYLSVDPYMRAFIKNFPLGITMIGAQIAKITESKNRDYPVGKRVVGFMGWRTHSVINLNKVNELLPVQEKPYILQAFHDLPISLSLGVLGLIGSTAYFGLLEICTPKKGETLVVSGAAGAVGSHVGQIGKNLGLKVIGIAGTDQKCNWLTKELGFDCAINYKTQNVYSELTKAAPAGVDCYFDNVGGDISSTVIEQMNPYGRVAVCGSISSYNAKEMPKCSVLQPAIVFKQLKMEGFIGTRWSNRLSEGIEKNYRMVCDGKLKYRETVTEGFDKMFEAFAGMMRGENIGKAIVKV from the exons atggTCAAATTCAAACGATGGATTATTGTTAAGCATTTCGAAGGAGAACCAAAGAAATCGGATCTCAAGCTCGTCGAGGAAGAGCTTCCACCGATTCAGGATGGag AATTTATGACCCAAGCCGAATATCTCTCTGTAGATCCCTACATGAGAGCtttcatcaaaaactttcCTCTTGGAATCACTATGATTGGTGCTCAAATAGCTAAAATCACAGAGTCCAAAAATCGAGACTATCCAGTTGGGAAACGAGTAGTTGGATTCATGGGATGGAGGACTCATAGTGTCATTAATTTAAACAAAGTTAATGAACTTTTACCGGTCCAAGAAAAACCCTACATTTTACAAGCTTTTCATGATTTACCAATTTCACTCTCACTCGGAGTTTTAGGACTAATCGG GAGTACCGCATATTTTGGATTGTTGGAAATTTGCACCccgaaaaaaggagaaacttTGGTGGTTAGCGGAGCTGCTGGAGCTGTGGGCTCTCATGTTGGACAAATTGGAAAGAATTTGGGCTTAAAAGTCATTGGTATAGCTGGAACTGATCAAAAATGCAATTGGTTGACAAAAGAATTAGGTTTTGATTGTGCGATCAACTATAAGACTCAAAATGTTTATTCAGAGCTCACAAAAGCTGCTCCAGCTGGTGTCGACTGTTATTTTGATAAT GTTGGCGGCGATATTTCGAGTACGGTGATCGAACAAATGAATCCATATGGAAGAGTAGCAGTGTGCGGTAGTATTTCATCCTACAATGCAAAAGAAATGCCAAAGTGTTCTGTTCTGCAACCAGCAATTGTTTTTAAACAACTCAAAATGGAAGGCTTTATTGGCACACGCTGGTCAAACCGTTTGTctgagggaattgagaaaaactaTCGAATGGTTTGTGATGGAAAGCTGAAATATAGAGAAACTGTTACAGAAGGTTTTGACAAAATGTTTGAAGCTTTTGCCGGTATGATGCGTGGTGAAAATATCGGTAAAGCTATTGTCAAAGTTTGa
- the Dus3 gene encoding tRNA-dihydrouridine(47) synthase [NAD(P)(+)]-like: protein MNYIDMADCSENSTTQCSSDYSEDKQKGICRIKPEFIVTDHVRQLTEECLTQDDKCKVLDQTKDPKEVNNSDEPPVKKKKYEDKKDKLRGQNKARPPPFKAPREENLCPWVVDQAKEEPEKKCQNPRCTFMHDRAAYLKIKAEDVGPECCLFNLSGRCPRGVACRVGKKHLTEDGYNIVDKEKHMEYEKKPASTKNQISKELQNRLRKHKYNFTRAEKIVKANDLSKKKTQMTNQKESITGNGDNQTESELIAKDGTSNASVQPVAKINDFIPSNESSINRETLNDIPSVERTKNGVPSHQDSTKTELPVVSNAEKEARIGSVPDHDLIRLRSCEKKKIEWRDKILLSPLTTVGNLPFRRICKEYGADITCGEMALAPKILKGAHEEWALVKRHESEDIFGVQVCGNNPGVLARCAQLLNDEADVNYIDLNLGCPIDLIYRQGGGSGMLNRLNILENVVKSMSEVIDIPLTIKTRMGVYMDKPVAHNLVSKFRDWGASMITVHGRSREQRYTKSADWEYIEKCATAASPIPVFGNGDILSYDDYANLRNTYKTIQGVTIGRGALIKPWLFTEIKENKLMDVRSNERFDILKKYVNYGLEHWGSDTRGVETTRRFMLEWISFLHRYIPVGILENPPQKINERPPYYVGRDDMETLMASSNCADWIKISEMLLGKVPDGFHFLPKHKANSWK, encoded by the exons ATGAATTATATCGACATGGCGGATTGCAGTGAAAATTCTACAACTCAATGTTCTTCAGATTATAGTGAAGATAAACAAAAGGGAATATGTAGAATAAAACCTGA ATTCATTGTTACTGACCATGTAAGACAGTTGACAGAAGAATGTTTGACACAAGATGACAAATGCAAAGTTTTGGATCAAACTAAAGATCCGAAAGAAGTTAACAACTCAGATGAGCCAccggtaaaaaagaaaaaatatgaagataaaAAGGATAAATTAAGAGGTCAGAACAAAGCTCGCCCGCCACCTTTCAAAGCTCCaagggaagaaaatttatgCCCCTGGGTTGTGGATCAAGCAAAAGAGGAACCAGAAAAAAAGTGCCAAAACCCTCGTTGTACATTCATGCACGACAGAGCTGCATATTTGAAGATAAAAGCAGAGGATGTCGGACCTGAATGTTGTCTTTTCAATTTGTCAGGCAGATGTCCGAGAGGGGTGGCCTGCAGGGTAGGTAAAAAACATTTGACCGAAGATGGCTACAATATTGTAGACAAGGAAAAACACATGGAATATGAGAAGAAGCCTGCAtcaacgaaaaatcaaatttcaaaggaaTTACAAAACAGGCTGCGCAaacacaaatacaattttaccagagctgaaaaaatcgtgaaagcAAATGATTTGTCtaagaaaaaaactcaaatgaCAAATCAAAAGGAATCGATCACTGGAAATGGGGATAATCAAACAGAGAGTGAACTGATCGCTAAAGATGGAACTTCAAATGCCTCCGTTCAACCAGTTGcaaaaatcaatgattttATCCCAAGCAACGAAAGTAGTATTAACAGAGAAACATTGAATGATATTCCAAGTGTTGAGAGGACGAAAAACGGTGTTCCAAGCCATCAAGATAGTACAAAAACTGAATTACCGGTTGTATCGAATGCTGAAAAGGAGGCGAGGATAGGTTCAGTGCCCGATCACGATTTGATTCGTTTGCGGtcctgtgaaaaaaaaaagattgagtGGAGAGACAAAATCTTGTTGAGTCCCTTGACAACAGTTGGGAATCTTCCGTTTCGAAGAATTTGCAAAGAGTATGGAGCTGATATAACGTGTGGAGAAATGGCTCTCGCACCAAAAATTCTTAAAGGAGCCCACGAAGAGTGGGCTCTTGTAAAAAGACACGAATCCGAAGATATCTTTGGTGTTCAAGTTTGCGGTAATAATCCCGGAGTTTTGGCACGGTGCGCGCAGCTTCTGAATGACGAAGCTGACGTTAATTACATTGATCTTAATCTCGGATGTCCTATCGATTTGATTTATCGCCAAGGCGGGGGTAGCGGAATGCTCAATCGTTTAAACATACTCGAAAATGTTGTTAAATCGATGAGCGAAGTTATCGACATACCTCTTACAATAAAAACACGCATGGGCGTTTATATGGACAAACCTGTCGCCCATAACTTAGTCTCGAAATTCCGAGATTGGGGAGCTTCCATGATAACC GTACACGGTCGATCTCGCGAGCAAAGGTATACAAAATCTGCAGACTGGGAATACATCGAAAAATGTGCGACAGCAGCGAGCCCGATACCGGTATTTGGAAACGGTGATATCCTGTCATACGATGATTACGCGAATCTTAGAAACACATACAAAACGATTCAGGGTGTAACAATTGGACGTGGTGCTCTGATAAAACCATGGCTGTTCACTGAAATCAAAGAGAATAAACTTATGGATGTAAGAAGTAATGAGCGATTcgatatattaaaaaaatatgtcaactacGGTCTCGAGCACTGGGGCTCTGATACACGCGGTGTCGAAACTACTCGACGGTTTATGCTCGAATGGATATCTTTTTTACATCGGTACATACCTGTTGGAATTCTAGAAAATCCACCTCAAAAGATTAATGAAAGACCACCGTATTACGTTGGCCGTGATGACATGGAAACGTTAATGGCCAGTTCCAATTGTGCTGATTGGATTAAAATATC tgaaATGTTACTCGGCAAAGTTCCAGACGGTTTTCACTTTTTGCCGAAGCACAAAGCAAACTCCTGGAAATAA
- the LOC122408991 gene encoding uncharacterized protein isoform X3 produces the protein MNWSCVGETWSIVEEISVGLSLLVISCQFSHQTFAKRLNATKLLEDFFGRPENSEKTGRNGDSLMITRDTSYLPEIDYLEDYEIEKTDQQFTNVDRPDRNLLPEYRSLCEIMTRKVQMSDTKYEYQPPYYHEVFCKSYSNFDKVQRNPVKPARQRCAHPGFHCVQRSRTLFMIRRAWEGDCWEPFTKEIASGCDCMWPVSSLGDISAHY, from the exons ATGAATTGGAGCTGTGTCGGAGAAACGTGGAGCATTGTTGAGGAG ATAAGCGTTGGATTGTCGTTGCTCGTCATCTCGTGCCAATTTTCTCATCAGACTTTTGCCAAGAGACTCAACGCGACGAAACTGctcgaagatttttttgggAGACCTGAGAATAGTGAAAAAACTGGTAGGAATGGTGATTCGCTGATGATAACACGAGACACTTCGTATTTACCCGAGATCGACTACTTGGAGGACTacgagattgaaaaaactgATCAACAGTTCACAAATGTCGATAGACCCGATAGAAATTTGTTGCCG GAATATCGAAGTCTCTGCGAAATTATGACACGAAAGGTTCAAATGAGCGACACGAAATACGAATATCAACCACCGTATTATCACGAGGTTTTTTGCAAAAGTTATTCAAACTTCGATAAAGTGCAAAGGAATCCTGTGAAACCGGCAAGACAG agATGTGCCCATCCCGGCTTCCACTGCGTTCAGCGAAGCAGGACACTCTTTATGATACGTCGAGCTTGGGAAGGAGATTGCTGGGAACCATTCACCAAAGAAATAGCCAGCGGATGTGATTGCATGTGGCCGGTCTCAAGCCTGGGCGACATTTCAGCACATTATTAA
- the LOC122408991 gene encoding uncharacterized protein isoform X2 has translation MSFDQAPKCFVQLSILLDCRTIVEHVHKDKLAFYAKILISVGLSLLVISCQFSHQTFAKRLNATKLLEDFFGRPENSEKTGRNGDSLMITRDTSYLPEIDYLEDYEIEKTDQQFTNVDRPDRNLLPEYRSLCEIMTRKVQMSDTKYEYQPPYYHEVFCKSYSNFDKVQRNPVKPARQRCAHPGFHCVQRSRTLFMIRRAWEGDCWEPFTKEIASGCDCMWPVSSLGDISAHY, from the exons ATGTCTTTCGATCAAGCTCCGAAGTGTTTTGTGCAACTGAGTATATTATTGGATTGTCGAACGATTGTCGAACACGTTCATAAAGATAAACTCGCATTTTATGCTAAGATTTTG ATAAGCGTTGGATTGTCGTTGCTCGTCATCTCGTGCCAATTTTCTCATCAGACTTTTGCCAAGAGACTCAACGCGACGAAACTGctcgaagatttttttgggAGACCTGAGAATAGTGAAAAAACTGGTAGGAATGGTGATTCGCTGATGATAACACGAGACACTTCGTATTTACCCGAGATCGACTACTTGGAGGACTacgagattgaaaaaactgATCAACAGTTCACAAATGTCGATAGACCCGATAGAAATTTGTTGCCG GAATATCGAAGTCTCTGCGAAATTATGACACGAAAGGTTCAAATGAGCGACACGAAATACGAATATCAACCACCGTATTATCACGAGGTTTTTTGCAAAAGTTATTCAAACTTCGATAAAGTGCAAAGGAATCCTGTGAAACCGGCAAGACAG agATGTGCCCATCCCGGCTTCCACTGCGTTCAGCGAAGCAGGACACTCTTTATGATACGTCGAGCTTGGGAAGGAGATTGCTGGGAACCATTCACCAAAGAAATAGCCAGCGGATGTGATTGCATGTGGCCGGTCTCAAGCCTGGGCGACATTTCAGCACATTATTAA
- the LOC122408991 gene encoding uncharacterized protein isoform X4 produces the protein MKRNQRKDALHISVGLSLLVISCQFSHQTFAKRLNATKLLEDFFGRPENSEKTGRNGDSLMITRDTSYLPEIDYLEDYEIEKTDQQFTNVDRPDRNLLPEYRSLCEIMTRKVQMSDTKYEYQPPYYHEVFCKSYSNFDKVQRNPVKPARQRCAHPGFHCVQRSRTLFMIRRAWEGDCWEPFTKEIASGCDCMWPVSSLGDISAHY, from the exons ATGAAAAGGAATCAAAGAAAGGATGCTCTCCAT ATAAGCGTTGGATTGTCGTTGCTCGTCATCTCGTGCCAATTTTCTCATCAGACTTTTGCCAAGAGACTCAACGCGACGAAACTGctcgaagatttttttgggAGACCTGAGAATAGTGAAAAAACTGGTAGGAATGGTGATTCGCTGATGATAACACGAGACACTTCGTATTTACCCGAGATCGACTACTTGGAGGACTacgagattgaaaaaactgATCAACAGTTCACAAATGTCGATAGACCCGATAGAAATTTGTTGCCG GAATATCGAAGTCTCTGCGAAATTATGACACGAAAGGTTCAAATGAGCGACACGAAATACGAATATCAACCACCGTATTATCACGAGGTTTTTTGCAAAAGTTATTCAAACTTCGATAAAGTGCAAAGGAATCCTGTGAAACCGGCAAGACAG agATGTGCCCATCCCGGCTTCCACTGCGTTCAGCGAAGCAGGACACTCTTTATGATACGTCGAGCTTGGGAAGGAGATTGCTGGGAACCATTCACCAAAGAAATAGCCAGCGGATGTGATTGCATGTGGCCGGTCTCAAGCCTGGGCGACATTTCAGCACATTATTAA
- the LOC122408991 gene encoding uncharacterized protein isoform X5 — protein MNLSMISVGLSLLVISCQFSHQTFAKRLNATKLLEDFFGRPENSEKTGRNGDSLMITRDTSYLPEIDYLEDYEIEKTDQQFTNVDRPDRNLLPEYRSLCEIMTRKVQMSDTKYEYQPPYYHEVFCKSYSNFDKVQRNPVKPARQRCAHPGFHCVQRSRTLFMIRRAWEGDCWEPFTKEIASGCDCMWPVSSLGDISAHY, from the exons ATAAGCGTTGGATTGTCGTTGCTCGTCATCTCGTGCCAATTTTCTCATCAGACTTTTGCCAAGAGACTCAACGCGACGAAACTGctcgaagatttttttgggAGACCTGAGAATAGTGAAAAAACTGGTAGGAATGGTGATTCGCTGATGATAACACGAGACACTTCGTATTTACCCGAGATCGACTACTTGGAGGACTacgagattgaaaaaactgATCAACAGTTCACAAATGTCGATAGACCCGATAGAAATTTGTTGCCG GAATATCGAAGTCTCTGCGAAATTATGACACGAAAGGTTCAAATGAGCGACACGAAATACGAATATCAACCACCGTATTATCACGAGGTTTTTTGCAAAAGTTATTCAAACTTCGATAAAGTGCAAAGGAATCCTGTGAAACCGGCAAGACAG agATGTGCCCATCCCGGCTTCCACTGCGTTCAGCGAAGCAGGACACTCTTTATGATACGTCGAGCTTGGGAAGGAGATTGCTGGGAACCATTCACCAAAGAAATAGCCAGCGGATGTGATTGCATGTGGCCGGTCTCAAGCCTGGGCGACATTTCAGCACATTATTAA